A segment of the Coleofasciculus sp. FACHB-T130 genome:
TGGTGCTAGCGACCCAGGAAAAACAACAGGGCGTTATGGTTGATTTTACTCATCCTGACTCAGTTTATGAAAATGTGCGGACTGCGATCGCTTACGGCATCCGACCTGTCGTTGGCACAACTGGACTTAGCCCGCAGCAAATCCAAGAGCTTGCTGAATTTGCCGACAAAGCCAGCACGGGTGCCCTGATTATCCCCAACTTTTCCATTGGCATGGTGTTACTACAGCAGGCAGCTGTCCAGGCGTCCCAATACTTTGACCACGTTGAAATTATCGAGTTACACCACAACCAAAAAGCCGACGCTCCTAGCGGTACCGCCCTTCAAACTGCCCAGATGTTAGGCGAACTGGGTAAAACCTACAATCCACCGACGGTAAAAGAAACTGAAAAACTACCCGGTGCTAGAGGTAGCCAAGCCGATGAGGGGATTCGCATCCACAGCGTTCGCTTACCCGGTCTCATCGCTCACCAAGAAGTGATGTTTGGGGCACCGGGTCAAATTTATACCCTACGCCACGATACTTCAGATAGGTCTTGCTATATGCCTGGTGTTCTTCTCGCCATCCGCAAAGTTATCCAGCTCAAATCCCTAGTCTATGGGTTAGAAAAGATACTATAAGTGGCTAATCCCTAATCGAAGGAGCGAAGGATTGCTCTTAAACAATTAGCCATCCTTCAATTAGCAATTCGCTTTTGAACAATATGTTAGTCCCATTAACGCGCAAGAAATTTGAAGACTTGATTCCCCAGATTGCCACTGGCCCGCAGTATGCGTACTGCTGGGGCAAGTTCCCAGACTTTTTAAAGCGATTGCTAATTTCTGTAGTAGCTGTGGTGGTGGTTTTACTCGTCGGCAAGTTTTTGCTGGGCGAGGATCTGAGCGCGATCACCTTTTTTCTGGGAATCATTGCGGGTCTTTACTGGTTGTGGGCACCCGTCTATTGGGCGAGTCTCCGGAATGCTTCTTATCGCCGCTACGCCTACAGTGGATTCTGGCGGGGTGAAGTCGTGGATATCTTTGTTTCTGAAGAGTTAATTGGCGAAGAGCAAACCGTCAACAATCGCGGGCAACTAGTGATTGTTGAAAATCGAGAGCGTCGGTTGAACATCGAAGTTGGGGATGAAACCGGATTTACGACCCAGATGCAAGTACCGCTTCGCCGCATCCATAAAGCAGTTAAACCCGGTCAAGTTGCTGAGATGGTCGTGCTGTCCAATCAAAAAGACTTGGGTCGGATTGCCAAGGTGACAGACATTTATATTCCCAGTCAGAATCTCTGGGTGAGTGACTATCCTTATCTGCGGCGAGACTTTTTTGAGGATGTCAGCCGTCAGTTAGGAGACAATGACGATGTTTCCTATCCTGAAGACCGTACTCCTAAGCGTAGGCGATCGCGTCGCCCTTGAATCGAGAACCGGCTAATGGCTAATGCCCCGCCTCCCTGCCCTTAGCCGACACCATTCGTATCCTGCCCATAAGCTTGCCATGCTAAGTCAACTAAACCATTGACAATCGCCGCTGCTACCACCGCACTACCTTTACGTCCATCAATTCGGATATGAGAAACTAGCGAATCATTCAGCCGTTCCTTGGCAACATCCACATCCACAAATCCCGAAGGCGTGCCAATCACCAATGCTGGTCGAATTTCTTCTGCCTCAATTAGCTCGACCAGGGAAATGAGAGCCGTCTGAGCCTGACCTACCACAAAAATTCCTTCTGGATAGCGTCTAGCGAGGGTTTCAATTCCCCAGGCAGCGCGGCTTTTGTCTTTTTGAGGCCGCGTCAAGGCTTCCATACTGCAATACACCGGATTAGCAAAAGTACTTTGGATCGTGGGGCTAATGCCGACTTGTACCATTGGTACATCTACCACAATGGTGCTACGAGCTGCCAAAGCGGCTGCGCCAGCTTGGAGTGCCCTCTCAGAAAAGCGAATTAAAGACCGATATTCAAAGTCAGCGGTTGCGTAAATGACGCGACGCACAATCTCAAATTCCGCTGGTGAGAAGATGTGGTCGCCAATTTCTCGGTCAATGATTGCCAAACTTTGGGCATCCGTTACGTGCCATTCCATAGCGATTCGCTTTCAGCTTTTAGCTATCAGCTTACCAGCTAGCAGTCCGAAATGATTTTAGAAAACCAAAAGAGTGTTATTAAACGACAAAGAAATAAAGGAAGAGAAAGAAGATAGAAAGATGTTATGAAATCTTCTTGCTGTATGCAGGTATGTTTAGCAATTCGTTAAAAAATATCTGACAAATCAAATAGGATTGCGATATCAGCTTTTTCCGGGCAAGAGGTGTGAGGAGATGCCTCTTGCCTCTTGCCCTCATTCTCTGGCAAAGCCTGGAAATATTCTAGCCACTGACGGATTTTTTCAAGTTTCCGGAGCCGAAGACTGAACGATCATTGGTGATAGGTAAGCGACTAAAGCACCGATGAAAAAACCGGCGAAGTTGCGAAACAGGGGCAACCACTCCGAGGTGCGAGTAACAACGGGGCCGAGACCAAAAGCAATGAATAGAATTCCCCACAAGGGAGAGAATATCAAAGCCCACTGCCATGCAAAAATTTGTCCCTCTTTGCGGGGTACAGCGGCAAAGCCGCAGATAATTCCGCCCACAATGGAGGTAATTAGAGTGAGAATCCACTGTTCTCTGGGCAGTCCGGGTACAACCCGGCAACCGCCCTGACGCAGACAGGTTTGAATGGTTTCTAATGATTGAATGATGGCTTGGTCTTCGCCATTTTCGCGCACGAAGTAGAGATTGCCGAAGCGCGTTTGCAACTCAATCCAGAAGGTTCGGGGCATGAGTTTATAAGCGTCATCGCCTACATTAAAATTGAGAATATTACCGCCGCGTTGGTCGGCAACCAGCAACACGCTTTTATTATCCAAGCTCCAATAATCTTTTAAGGCAAGACCAGGGGTGCGGTCGTATTGAGTTAATACCCGCAGCTTCCAACCTGTTTCTGCTTCAAAACTCTCTATGTTTTTGACCAATCCCTCTTCCTGAATATTTGTCAAGGCTTTGGCTAAGTCAATGATTGGGGTAGGAGTCTCCGGCAGTAAGTCGGGATTGTTATAGGCGTGAGCAACGGGAGCGATCGCCCAAATGGACAAAGCCAGGAAAAATGCGACTAAAGATGCCACAATTCGTTGTTTAGGAAGAGGCTTCATTGGCAGTTCGGTTTCTTTAAAAGCGAATGGGTTAGGTAAACTAATATTTCTTTACACTTGTTTACCATATTTTAATACAAGGAGTCTCTAGGGGTATCTATTCAGGAGGGGAGAGGGAAAAGGACTAAGGATAAGGACTGAGGGCTGAGGGAAAAGGGGAGAGGGAAGAGAAAAAAGGGGTGATTCCATGCCAGCTTTGATGTTGCATGGAATCACCCCTGACTCTTGTGCTGCTCTGGTGCGATGTCTACTGCGATGTCTACTGCACTAACTAAGTTTTCCGAAACCGGGTGGGGTCAAGCCGCATCAAACCCATAATCAGCGCTACTCCTACAACAGCGCCTCCTAAGTGAGCAAAATGGTCTACCCCGTCTTGAATCCCAGTTTGTTGAAATTCAAAGAACACTCGCTCAATCACAAACTGACCCAAAATCAGAACTTCCAAGACTTTGCGCCAATTCCAGCTCAACTTAATCAACACGCTGACCGCGAATAAGCCAAAGACGGCTCCCGAAGCCCCTAAAGAATAGATTGGCCCATGCTGGAAAAGCCAACTCATCAGACTAGCGCCCAGTCCGCAGATGATGTAGGAAGCGACCACCCCGAAGATCCCTTCCTCTTCCTCAACTAGGCGACCAAAGATATAAAGAAAAAATAGATTTCCCGACAAGTGCGCCCAGCTGGCATGACAAAACATCGCCGTGAAGAACTGATAAAAGGCTGGGCGGGCATGATTGAGATATAAACCTTGAAGATTGAGGCTGAGAATATGGTCAGCAATAAAGATAACTAGGTTGATCAAAATCAGGGCAAAAACACCGTTGTATTGGGTGTTTCGTCTGCGGTTTGATGAACGATCCTCTAGTAGCAAGTCAGTTGCAGAATCGGTCGGTTCTGAGTTTCCCTGATTCTTTCTCATAGCTGGTATTCTCAACGGCATCTGTATTAATAATCTTCTGAGTCTGACGACTCCCACTCCTGATAATTTTTATGAGAAGTGGAGGCATTTTCAGTGTCTTGATAAGAATCACCGTATCCACGAGGCTCAAAACCATTTCTTTGCCCTGGTGGCAAACGCTCGATTGACCTACGCCCTCCCGTAGGACGCTTGAAAGTTTTCCAAGCAGCTTTCACACCGGCAAAGACGCTGCGGGTGCCAACTTGCACGTTTTGAGCCTGCTTCTTAGCACCGCTAATGCTTTGATCGACTTGTTTAACGACTTGACTAGCGCTCTTGACGCCTTCATTGACATCATCTGTCAAGTCACTAATTTCCAAACCCGTCAGGCGAATTGATTCTAGTGTGGGGGGCATTTCTCGGTTTAGCGTATCTGCTAACTTTTCTACACTGCGAGCTGCCCGCGCTAATTCTTGTACCGCTGGCAGCAGCGATACTAAGACGGCAGCTAAGCTAACCGCCACCAGTAAAACCGACAATCCTAACCAAAATAAGGGTTCAGTCACTCTTGCAATCGCCTATCGTCTGTGGTTACAAGGGGGCGTGCATCAGCCTGGACTTCTTCATCCGTGATTTGTTTGAGTGCTTCTTGTTCGCGTGCCGATGCTTCAATTCCAGCAGCGATCGCCTGTTTTAATCTCAAAAGCGTTTCATCCCAGTTTCGCAGTGCTGATTCTGAGAGGCGGTCAGCTTGCAGTTGCACGCTGGTCGATAGGTCTTCGGCTAATTCTGGTAGGGCATCGGCAGATTTTTTTAACAGCCGCCGCGTGTCTCGACCTGTACGAGGGGCAACCAATAATCCGGTAATGGTTCCAAGAGCGCTGCCTAGCAGCAGACCACCAATAAATGATCCAGCACGGTTGTTTGACATTTTCTAGTCTCTATGTCTTAATTCCAATTTTAGGCAGTTTTCCTTCATCCGTCGTTGGTACAGGCAGCAATACGAGTACCTTTGGAAAAAGAAAATCGCCCTTATCTTAACAGCAGTGGTTTGGGTAGTTTCAACTTCTGCGCCAGAAGCGCTGCGTTATTCCTATCGACTTTGGCTTATTCCGCAGCCACAGTTTTTGTCCCAAACCGAACAATGCCAAAATTTTTTGCACCCGTTGTAGTTGAGGATCGAGTTGCTGATATCGCTCTGTGAGCCGATTAACCCCAAGCTGACCTTTAGAAAGAGTTTTGGGGGCACCGCGTAACACTTTATAAGTATTCCGTTCGGCCGCGAGTACAATCTTTGTAATTTTTGCCAGACGCGATCGCAGTTTTCGGAGTTTCCAGGCAACATACAACAGCATCAACGAGAGCAGCACATTGAAAACCACAACAATTGTCACCATCTCTCATCCTGAAAGCACCCAGCCTCTCTAGTTTGACTCATCTACCGCTTTTTGAGCGTTCATTTCCTGCTTCATCAACCCCTCAGCTACCTTGCTAGTAGGTAGTGCTTAGGGTTGGATAATTTTCTGAGTTGAGGAGACTTGAAAGATCGTGAATTTATTAACCTCCCATTCCCGATCTAGGGGCGTATTTGCACCATGCCCCTATGGAAT
Coding sequences within it:
- a CDS encoding TPM domain-containing protein, producing the protein MKPLPKQRIVASLVAFFLALSIWAIAPVAHAYNNPDLLPETPTPIIDLAKALTNIQEEGLVKNIESFEAETGWKLRVLTQYDRTPGLALKDYWSLDNKSVLLVADQRGGNILNFNVGDDAYKLMPRTFWIELQTRFGNLYFVRENGEDQAIIQSLETIQTCLRQGGCRVVPGLPREQWILTLITSIVGGIICGFAAVPRKEGQIFAWQWALIFSPLWGILFIAFGLGPVVTRTSEWLPLFRNFAGFFIGALVAYLSPMIVQSSAPET
- a CDS encoding DUF948 domain-containing protein — its product is MTEPLFWLGLSVLLVAVSLAAVLVSLLPAVQELARAARSVEKLADTLNREMPPTLESIRLTGLEISDLTDDVNEGVKSASQVVKQVDQSISGAKKQAQNVQVGTRSVFAGVKAAWKTFKRPTGGRRSIERLPPGQRNGFEPRGYGDSYQDTENASTSHKNYQEWESSDSEDY
- a CDS encoding precorrin-8X methylmutase; the protein is MEWHVTDAQSLAIIDREIGDHIFSPAEFEIVRRVIYATADFEYRSLIRFSERALQAGAAALAARSTIVVDVPMVQVGISPTIQSTFANPVYCSMEALTRPQKDKSRAAWGIETLARRYPEGIFVVGQAQTALISLVELIEAEEIRPALVIGTPSGFVDVDVAKERLNDSLVSHIRIDGRKGSAVVAAAIVNGLVDLAWQAYGQDTNGVG
- a CDS encoding YtxH domain-containing protein — its product is MSNNRAGSFIGGLLLGSALGTITGLLVAPRTGRDTRRLLKKSADALPELAEDLSTSVQLQADRLSESALRNWDETLLRLKQAIAAGIEASAREQEALKQITDEEVQADARPLVTTDDRRLQE
- the dapB gene encoding 4-hydroxy-tetrahydrodipicolinate reductase, whose product is MANQQYPIPVVVNGAAGKMGREVVKAVAQADDMTLLGAIDRSLEYQGQDVGEVAGCEPLEVPIVSDLQGMLVLATQEKQQGVMVDFTHPDSVYENVRTAIAYGIRPVVGTTGLSPQQIQELAEFADKASTGALIIPNFSIGMVLLQQAAVQASQYFDHVEIIELHHNQKADAPSGTALQTAQMLGELGKTYNPPTVKETEKLPGARGSQADEGIRIHSVRLPGLIAHQEVMFGAPGQIYTLRHDTSDRSCYMPGVLLAIRKVIQLKSLVYGLEKIL
- a CDS encoding phosphate ABC transporter permease, with protein sequence MLVPLTRKKFEDLIPQIATGPQYAYCWGKFPDFLKRLLISVVAVVVVLLVGKFLLGEDLSAITFFLGIIAGLYWLWAPVYWASLRNASYRRYAYSGFWRGEVVDIFVSEELIGEEQTVNNRGQLVIVENRERRLNIEVGDETGFTTQMQVPLRRIHKAVKPGQVAEMVVLSNQKDLGRIAKVTDIYIPSQNLWVSDYPYLRRDFFEDVSRQLGDNDDVSYPEDRTPKRRRSRRP
- a CDS encoding rhomboid family intramembrane serine protease produces the protein MRKNQGNSEPTDSATDLLLEDRSSNRRRNTQYNGVFALILINLVIFIADHILSLNLQGLYLNHARPAFYQFFTAMFCHASWAHLSGNLFFLYIFGRLVEEEEGIFGVVASYIICGLGASLMSWLFQHGPIYSLGASGAVFGLFAVSVLIKLSWNWRKVLEVLILGQFVIERVFFEFQQTGIQDGVDHFAHLGGAVVGVALIMGLMRLDPTRFRKT